One region of Astyanax mexicanus isolate ESR-SI-001 unplaced genomic scaffold, AstMex3_surface scaffold_41, whole genome shotgun sequence genomic DNA includes:
- the LOC111196773 gene encoding uncharacterized protein LOC111196773 encodes MKAIGPSFGKLRILGHHPSAAERPPYCPRALCVCWSKMAQTPINTNWQDLDEEVQQAQKMLDVMEQQIVRPGHTTKARNKRRRVEPTVKWVERDACGYRIQDNSKPLRRESVPRMPLVPEIQSTARADESCFDPSIKGPSNEEMLDVLRQEMEELISDALLDDPEVRTIPNIASVDWAIRKSKSLERWKELRPDLIQYMLKAENTVQTLCSYCRNKKAVLRCQDCLPKQYYCEDCDLSFHAVFVLHNRDSMVDGFFMPIPPTTVIKFASDGKLIYEEKDCKLPVPVPERICACAAAAAAATASIGKRVILITVNGRYSMYLPVLNCTFCGNSWSPNSSDLIQNGYWPASVSYETIYSMDLFSMFEDMKVIAPAMSLQAFTRTLERRTSHFGR; translated from the exons ATGAAGGCCATTGGCCCCTCCTTCGGAAAACTTCGGATTCTGGGCCATCACCCGAGTGCAGCCGAACGTCCGCCATACTGCCCTCgcgctctgtgtgtgtgctg GTCTAAAATGGCTCAAACACCCATTAACACAAACTGGCAGGACCTGGATGAGGAAGTGCAACAAGCACAGAAGATGTTGGATGTTATGGAGCAACAG ATTGTGAGGCCAGGACACACCACAAAGGCcagaaacaaaagaagaagagTTGAGCCTACTGTAAAATGGGTTGAGAGAGATGCCTGTGGATACAGAATTCAAGACAACAGCAAACCTTTAAGGAGAG AGTCAGTCCCCAGAATGCCTCTAGTACCAGAGATTCAATCAACTGCCAGGGCAGATGAATCATGTTTTGATCCTTCCATCAAAGGTCCAAGCAATGAAGAGATGCTAG ATGTTCTTCGTCAAGAAATGGAGGAACTTATTTCTGATGCATTATTGGACGATCCTGAAGTTCGCACTATTCCAAACATTGCTTCTGTAGACTGGGCTATACGAAAATCAAAGTCTCTTGAACGATGGAAAGAACTAAGACCGGACTTGATTCAGTACATGTTGAAAGCTGAAAACACTGTGCAGACCTTGTGTAGTTACTGCAGGAATAAAAAAGCTGTCCTTCGGTGCCAAGATTGTCTTCCTAAACAATACTATTGTGAAGATTGTGATCTCTCATTTCATGCAGTATTTGTGCTGCATAATAGGGACAGTATGGTTGATGGATTTTTCATGCCCATTCCACCAACAACAGTAATCAAGTTTGCCAGTGATGGTAAACTGATATATGAAGAAAAAG ACTGTAAATTGCCAGTACCAGTACCTGAGAGAATATGTGcatgtgcagcagcagcagcagcagctacagcCAGTATTGGCAAACGGGTCATTTTAATAACTGTAAACG GCCGATATAGTATGTATTTGCCTGTCTTGAATTGCACATTTTGTGGCAACAGTTGGTCACCAAACTCCAGTGATCTTATACAGAATGGGTATTGGCCAGCCTCAGTGAGCTACGAAACTATATATTCCATGGACCTCTTCTCCATGTTTGAAGACATGAAGGTAATTGCTCCAGCAATGTCCCTCCAGGCCTTTACAAGGACATTAGAGCGTCGGACTTCACATTTTGGCAGg taa